In a single window of the uncultured Dysgonomonas sp. genome:
- a CDS encoding PfkB family carbohydrate kinase encodes MKILRRRKTQIAVIGGIHIDVLADYKISEQGKIDKIGELNYSIGGTAYNIAHFLHNDNVPVDFFSVLNQNSFSTSWIKREIRHTRINYFFQYESKEYFENGFIAIRKEGELENAVTSSFLSKVQLDISLIKKIIKGKKIVALDCNFASRQLIDIFEICKRENVLTVISSTSDSKVNRIKVIAKSYNIDFVIMNEKEARVFFQKDIKFIKASEIPPSIKNLVITCGEKGYFVYSQNEKARYPAPHITEIESTSAAGDALVAAIVRTLKSNTAFSWNICSKYINKYVSEALSQRCTYIKPTRKKKSYKALFIWLFVFLIILLTLATFVSSENSDITILFAIISIILAIGQIIRSELMSED; translated from the coding sequence ATGAAAATCTTACGAAGGCGCAAAACCCAGATAGCTGTAATCGGAGGCATTCATATTGATGTATTGGCCGATTACAAGATTTCCGAACAAGGGAAAATCGACAAAATAGGAGAACTAAATTATTCTATTGGAGGTACAGCTTATAACATAGCCCATTTTCTCCACAATGATAATGTCCCTGTAGATTTTTTTTCTGTTCTGAATCAGAATAGCTTCTCAACATCATGGATAAAAAGAGAAATACGACACACCAGAATTAATTATTTTTTCCAGTATGAAAGTAAGGAATATTTCGAAAACGGATTCATAGCAATACGCAAAGAGGGAGAATTAGAAAATGCAGTTACAAGTTCTTTCTTATCGAAAGTCCAATTAGATATTAGCCTGATAAAAAAAATAATTAAGGGAAAGAAGATAGTAGCTCTGGACTGTAACTTCGCAAGTCGTCAGCTAATAGACATTTTCGAAATATGCAAAAGAGAAAATGTACTTACGGTAATATCCAGTACATCTGATAGCAAAGTAAACAGAATTAAAGTAATAGCAAAATCATACAATATTGATTTTGTTATTATGAATGAAAAAGAAGCCCGGGTTTTCTTCCAAAAGGATATTAAGTTCATTAAGGCAAGCGAAATTCCTCCATCAATAAAAAACCTTGTTATTACCTGTGGCGAAAAGGGCTACTTCGTTTATTCCCAAAATGAAAAAGCCCGTTATCCCGCTCCTCATATAACTGAAATAGAATCTACCAGTGCTGCCGGAGATGCTTTGGTCGCAGCTATTGTGAGAACACTAAAAAGCAATACGGCATTTTCATGGAATATTTGTTCTAAATATATAAACAAATATGTGTCTGAGGCTTTATCTCAACGATGTACGTATATAAAACCAACAAGGAAGAAAAAATCGTACAAAGCCTTATTTATATGGTTATTTGTTTTCTTGATTATCTTACTCACATTAGCGACTTTTGTAAGTTCAGAAAATTCGGATATAACTATTTTGTTTGCAATAATAAGTATTATCCTGGCAATTGGCCAAATAATCAGAAGTGAACTTATGTCAGAAGATTAG
- a CDS encoding glycosyltransferase family 2 protein: MKFSVIFCTYNREKYIYNAMKSIAEQDFPYTDYEIVLINNNSTDSTESICNRFSEDYPQVGFRYFIETNQGLSYARNRGVKESRGDILVFVDDDATVFESYLSSINNFFDSYPEVNACGGPIVPVYEVEKPKWLSHYTEQLLGGALYEGDKVKPFRNGRYPGGGNSAFRKEVFEKYGLFNVELGRKGTGLIGAEEKDLYDRLTRGNEQFYYLPQMGIHHYIPEKKLTKAHFRELTYSIGKSERIRTKGVSLKAYRNRVLAECKKWMASLVLFTGYTLMLSPGKGLKLLQFRWYVSKGLLGK, encoded by the coding sequence ATGAAATTTTCCGTCATATTTTGTACTTACAACAGGGAAAAATATATCTACAATGCCATGAAAAGCATTGCCGAACAGGACTTTCCATACACGGACTATGAGATAGTGCTTATAAATAATAACAGTACAGATAGTACGGAAAGTATATGCAACCGCTTCAGTGAAGATTATCCACAGGTCGGATTCCGCTATTTTATCGAGACAAATCAGGGGTTGTCGTATGCCCGTAACAGGGGCGTGAAGGAGAGTCGGGGAGATATTCTTGTCTTTGTGGACGATGACGCAACTGTATTCGAATCATATTTATCATCAATAAATAACTTCTTTGATAGCTATCCGGAAGTGAATGCTTGCGGAGGCCCTATTGTCCCCGTATATGAGGTGGAAAAACCGAAATGGCTATCCCATTATACCGAGCAGCTTCTTGGAGGTGCATTGTATGAAGGTGATAAAGTGAAACCGTTCAGAAACGGGAGGTATCCCGGAGGAGGAAATTCTGCATTCAGAAAAGAAGTTTTTGAAAAATACGGACTATTCAATGTCGAACTCGGACGGAAAGGTACAGGACTGATAGGGGCGGAAGAAAAAGACCTTTATGACAGGCTTACGCGTGGTAATGAGCAATTCTATTATCTGCCACAGATGGGAATTCATCACTATATACCCGAAAAGAAACTGACTAAAGCACATTTCAGAGAACTGACATATTCCATAGGAAAAAGCGAGCGGATTCGCACAAAAGGTGTCTCCCTGAAGGCATACCGGAACAGGGTATTGGCGGAATGCAAGAAATGGATGGCATCTCTTGTCCTGTTTACCGGATACACACTGATGCTTTCTCCGGGCAAGGGCTTGAAATTGCTGCAATTCAGATGGTATGTAAGTAAGGGATTGCTGGGTAAATAG
- a CDS encoding class I SAM-dependent methyltransferase, translated as MKKIHTDICPVCGSIELVPYLSCKDYLTTQEVFDICQCKSCGFAFTQDFPAEEEIGPYYDAPEYISHSDTRRGVINTLYHLARKMSLKSKSKIVSRYASKKTGMLLDIGSGTGYFLNKMKEEKWIVTGIEKSESARKYAKQKFDIDCQCSDYLNNVCEKTKDVITMWHVLEHMEHLNHVMEHLSAILKNDGTVIIALPNKSSLDAVHYKEYWAAYDVPRHLWHFSLPDFERLAEKHHLEVIDVKPMYFDAFYISMLSEKNKGTFLATIVGLAKGGIFFLRTLADKKNSSSLIYILKKNKK; from the coding sequence ATGAAGAAAATACACACCGATATATGCCCTGTTTGCGGAAGTATAGAACTGGTTCCGTATCTGTCTTGTAAAGATTATCTGACAACACAGGAAGTCTTTGATATTTGCCAGTGTAAATCTTGTGGTTTTGCGTTTACGCAGGATTTTCCTGCCGAAGAGGAGATTGGCCCTTATTACGATGCTCCGGAATACATCTCGCATTCCGATACTCGCAGAGGTGTTATAAATACCTTGTACCATTTGGCTAGGAAGATGTCCTTGAAATCCAAATCGAAGATAGTGAGCCGCTATGCTTCTAAAAAAACGGGAATGCTGCTTGATATCGGTTCGGGCACAGGCTATTTTCTGAATAAGATGAAAGAAGAAAAATGGATCGTTACAGGCATTGAAAAATCTGAATCTGCACGCAAGTATGCAAAACAGAAATTTGATATCGATTGCCAATGTTCCGACTATCTTAATAATGTTTGTGAAAAAACAAAAGATGTGATCACTATGTGGCATGTACTCGAACATATGGAGCATCTGAACCATGTGATGGAACATCTTTCGGCCATATTGAAAAATGACGGAACAGTTATTATCGCATTGCCTAATAAAAGTTCGCTCGATGCCGTTCATTATAAAGAATACTGGGCTGCTTATGACGTACCCCGCCACTTATGGCATTTTTCTCTTCCCGATTTTGAGCGTTTGGCAGAGAAACACCACTTAGAAGTGATAGATGTGAAGCCGATGTATTTCGATGCTTTCTATATTTCGATGCTTAGCGAGAAAAATAAGGGCACTTTTCTGGCCACTATAGTAGGCTTAGCCAAAGGTGGAATATTCTTCTTACGTACACTGGCCGATAAGAAGAATAGCAGTTCGCTGATATATATACTGAAGAAAAACAAAAAATAA
- a CDS encoding HAD family phosphatase has translation MSFSGVIFDFNGTLFWDTKLHNKAWDIFLTKHDLYLSDEDKFSKMHGKNNRDLFISIFGGQLSDQQIIDYTMEKEMLYQELCLSTDMQLAPGVTGFLDFLKDENVPFTIATASGKENLDFYFEHLPLSKWFEYDKVVYNNGKIKGKPDPQIYQTALSVINKKPGEVIIFEDAVAGLQSARNAQAGKIIVVDSNDDDYTDWADCQIIKSFDEVDRTQIKR, from the coding sequence ATGTCGTTTTCAGGAGTAATTTTCGATTTTAACGGGACATTGTTTTGGGATACCAAATTGCATAACAAAGCATGGGATATTTTCCTGACCAAGCATGACTTATATCTTTCCGATGAGGATAAATTTTCCAAAATGCATGGAAAAAATAACCGTGATCTATTTATCTCTATTTTTGGCGGGCAACTTTCCGATCAGCAGATAATTGATTATACAATGGAAAAGGAAATGCTTTATCAGGAATTGTGTTTAAGCACAGACATGCAGCTGGCTCCCGGAGTTACTGGTTTTCTCGATTTCCTGAAAGATGAAAATGTTCCTTTTACAATAGCAACCGCATCAGGAAAAGAAAATCTTGATTTCTACTTCGAGCATCTGCCGCTCAGCAAGTGGTTTGAATATGATAAGGTAGTTTACAATAATGGTAAGATAAAAGGTAAGCCTGATCCACAGATATATCAAACAGCATTGTCAGTGATAAATAAAAAGCCCGGAGAAGTAATTATTTTCGAAGATGCTGTCGCAGGTTTACAATCTGCCAGAAATGCGCAAGCCGGAAAAATTATCGTGGTGGACTCTAATGACGATGACTATACTGATTGGGCGGATTGCCAGATTATCAAAAGTTTCGATGAAGTAGACAGGACACAAATTAAGCGTTGA
- a CDS encoding nitroreductase family protein: protein MMKNLKKAIEGRRTYYSISDKSPVSDEEIKEIIDFAVLNVPSAFNSQSTRVVLLLNDNHKKLWNIVKKVLKKIVPADAYPSTEAKINNAFAAGYGTVLFYEDQSVVEGLQKAFPSYSENFPVWSQQTSAMHQFTIWTMLEQVGFGASLQHYNPIIDEEVAKSFSIDAKWKLIAQMPFGTPTSEPAPKEFQPLEERVVVFK, encoded by the coding sequence ATTATGAAAAATTTGAAAAAAGCAATTGAAGGACGCCGAACTTATTACAGCATCAGTGACAAAAGCCCTGTATCGGATGAAGAAATAAAAGAAATCATCGATTTTGCTGTATTAAATGTTCCGTCAGCATTCAACTCCCAATCGACAAGAGTAGTTCTTTTACTGAACGACAATCATAAAAAACTGTGGAATATCGTAAAAAAAGTATTGAAAAAAATTGTTCCTGCTGATGCATATCCTTCAACAGAAGCAAAAATAAACAATGCTTTTGCTGCCGGCTATGGCACTGTGCTTTTCTACGAAGACCAAAGCGTTGTGGAAGGCTTGCAAAAGGCATTTCCTTCATATAGCGAGAATTTTCCTGTATGGTCACAACAGACATCAGCCATGCATCAGTTCACCATCTGGACAATGCTCGAACAAGTGGGATTCGGAGCATCGCTGCAACATTACAACCCTATAATAGATGAAGAAGTAGCTAAGTCTTTTTCTATCGATGCTAAATGGAAATTGATTGCCCAAATGCCATTCGGCACTCCTACCAGCGAACCTGCGCCAAAAGAATTTCAACCACTCGAAGAAAGAGTTGTGGTTTTTAAATAA
- a CDS encoding tyrosine phenol-lyase, whose translation MAFSKKPWAEPYRIKVVEPLKTTTREHRLKAMKEAGWNTFLLHADDVYIDLLTDSGTNAMSDMQWSRMMIGDEAYAGSRSYYYLEEVCRKYYGYKYILPTHQGRGAENLLSKCTITPGQFVAGNMYFTTTRQHQEIAGGTFVDVIIDEAHKSQSDHPFKGNIDLDKFEKLINDKGANNIAYITVGAPVNMAGGQPVSMANMKAVSELAHKHGIKVVLDATRNIENAYFIQQREEGYKNRTVEDINHEFCSYSDAATVSAKKDLYVNIGGLVMCNDPDLFDELRSLIVVYEGMPTYGGLAGRDMEAMAQGLIEAVQDDMIASRVRQVEYFGNLLKDAGIPIVLPIGGHGVFLDAKKFYSHIPQDQFPAQKLAADLFIESGVRGMERGIVSAGRNKETGDHYYPALELVRLTIPRRVYTQAHFDVAAWSIIEMYKNREKARGLKMVYEPKYLRFFQARFEEL comes from the coding sequence ATGGCATTCTCTAAGAAACCATGGGCAGAGCCCTACCGCATCAAGGTTGTAGAACCATTGAAAACAACAACACGTGAACATCGTTTGAAAGCAATGAAAGAGGCCGGATGGAATACGTTTCTGCTCCATGCCGATGATGTATATATCGACTTGCTTACCGATAGCGGTACAAATGCTATGAGCGATATGCAATGGTCGCGTATGATGATAGGAGATGAAGCGTATGCAGGTAGCCGTAGCTACTATTATCTGGAAGAAGTTTGTCGGAAATATTACGGATATAAATATATTTTACCTACTCATCAGGGACGGGGGGCTGAAAATCTCTTGAGTAAATGTACTATCACACCCGGACAGTTTGTTGCCGGAAATATGTATTTTACCACTACACGCCAACATCAGGAAATTGCCGGAGGTACATTTGTGGATGTGATCATAGACGAAGCTCACAAAAGCCAGTCCGATCATCCGTTCAAAGGGAATATAGATTTGGATAAGTTCGAAAAACTGATAAATGATAAAGGAGCAAATAATATAGCATATATTACAGTAGGTGCTCCCGTAAATATGGCCGGAGGGCAGCCTGTAAGTATGGCCAATATGAAGGCTGTGTCTGAACTTGCACATAAACATGGCATTAAGGTTGTGCTGGATGCAACCCGTAATATCGAAAACGCTTACTTTATCCAGCAGCGTGAAGAGGGTTATAAAAATAGAACGGTAGAGGATATCAACCATGAATTTTGTTCATATAGCGATGCGGCAACTGTAAGTGCGAAGAAAGACCTGTATGTAAATATCGGGGGGCTGGTAATGTGTAATGACCCCGATTTGTTTGATGAATTACGCAGCCTGATAGTAGTTTACGAAGGTATGCCTACTTATGGAGGCCTTGCCGGTCGAGATATGGAAGCAATGGCACAGGGGTTGATAGAAGCCGTTCAGGACGATATGATTGCTTCGCGTGTAAGGCAGGTGGAATATTTTGGTAATCTGCTTAAAGATGCGGGTATTCCGATTGTTTTACCAATAGGTGGTCATGGTGTGTTTCTGGATGCTAAAAAGTTTTATTCCCATATTCCGCAAGATCAGTTCCCAGCTCAGAAATTAGCCGCTGATTTATTTATCGAATCAGGAGTGAGGGGTATGGAACGCGGAATTGTTTCTGCAGGACGGAATAAGGAAACAGGCGACCATTATTATCCGGCGTTGGAACTCGTACGCCTTACTATTCCCCGGCGTGTATATACGCAGGCGCATTTCGATGTGGCTGCGTGGAGTATTATAGAAATGTATAAAAACAGGGAAAAAGCAAGAGGTTTGAAAATGGTTTATGAACCGAAATATCTTCGTTTCTTCCAGGCACGTTTCGAAGAGCTATGA
- a CDS encoding thermonuclease family protein encodes MKKILTILSLLLSTALIIYTAYTGEGGSDAATGSLTGKVVSVADGDTFTLLTDNNERVKIRLYAIDAPERGQDFGTKSREFLNDLCYGKMVTIEKKDTDQYGRTLGIAFADGVNLNEEMVRNGLAWYYSHYANDPKLEALEQSARRQRLNIWSMKNPVPPHEFRKNKRNKDK; translated from the coding sequence ATGAAAAAAATACTAACTATATTATCTCTTCTGCTAAGCACAGCACTGATTATTTATACAGCCTATACAGGAGAGGGTGGGAGCGATGCTGCAACAGGATCATTAACAGGTAAAGTTGTGAGTGTTGCCGATGGCGATACGTTTACCCTGCTGACGGACAATAATGAACGGGTTAAAATTCGTTTGTATGCCATAGATGCGCCCGAGCGAGGACAGGATTTCGGAACCAAATCGCGCGAATTCCTGAATGATTTATGTTACGGGAAGATGGTTACTATAGAAAAAAAGGATACAGACCAATATGGCCGTACTCTGGGCATTGCATTTGCGGATGGCGTGAATCTGAATGAAGAAATGGTGCGCAACGGTCTGGCGTGGTATTACAGCCATTATGCCAATGACCCGAAACTTGAGGCTTTGGAGCAATCCGCTCGTCGTCAGAGGTTAAACATATGGAGTATGAAAAATCCGGTTCCTCCTCACGAATTCAGAAAGAACAAAAGGAATAAAGATAAATAA
- a CDS encoding site-specific integrase, with protein sequence MKAKIDVIGENHRPSVNGEIPLSIRLTQNKKRKYIRIGINIQPQYWDSKKNKLKPNCPDREYLDNIITEKLSKYQKQILEFQSIAKEYSINQLIESVERPTKNISINDYLNSVIENLTKENRIGNATHYQALYNSLERFTKINQLQFVDIDVPFLNKYETHLRNMGNKNNSISIKMRTLKAVYNKAVKDNIVKKDYYPFNEYNVSKLKDSTPKRSILKEDIQKIISLDVQTISKRPQSLLQFSKDLFLFSYLGCGINMVDMAHLKRSNIVSTRIVYKRHKTGKQISFLLQPYALEIIQRYENGNNDYIFPILDDSIHTTAEQQFRRIKKVTYVANKNLKKIGESINLSIPLTTYCARHNKAHYYLLINRLRSIRLSTGNDLETSLVLRYA encoded by the coding sequence ATGAAAGCTAAAATTGATGTAATTGGAGAAAATCACAGACCTTCTGTAAATGGAGAAATTCCTTTATCAATAAGACTTACACAAAACAAAAAGAGGAAATATATTAGAATAGGAATTAATATACAACCTCAATATTGGGATTCAAAAAAGAATAAGTTAAAACCCAATTGTCCAGATAGAGAATACTTAGATAACATTATCACAGAGAAATTATCTAAATACCAAAAACAAATATTAGAATTTCAATCTATAGCTAAGGAGTATTCAATAAACCAACTTATTGAATCTGTAGAAAGACCAACAAAGAATATATCTATAAATGATTATCTAAATTCAGTCATAGAGAACCTGACAAAAGAAAATAGAATAGGCAATGCAACCCATTATCAAGCATTGTATAATTCTTTAGAAAGATTCACAAAAATTAATCAATTACAATTTGTAGATATAGATGTACCCTTCCTGAATAAATATGAAACTCATTTGAGAAACATGGGAAATAAAAACAATAGTATCAGCATAAAAATGAGGACTCTTAAAGCAGTCTATAATAAGGCTGTGAAGGATAACATTGTAAAGAAAGACTATTATCCATTTAATGAATATAATGTATCTAAACTGAAAGATTCTACGCCAAAGAGGTCTATTCTTAAAGAAGATATTCAGAAAATTATATCTTTGGATGTACAGACAATCAGCAAAAGACCTCAATCTTTATTACAGTTCAGTAAAGACTTGTTCCTATTCAGTTATTTAGGGTGTGGTATAAATATGGTGGATATGGCACATTTAAAAAGGAGTAATATAGTTTCAACCAGAATAGTCTATAAAAGGCACAAGACTGGAAAGCAAATAAGTTTCTTATTACAACCTTATGCTTTAGAAATTATACAGAGATATGAGAATGGTAATAATGACTATATATTTCCTATTCTGGATGATTCTATACATACTACAGCAGAACAGCAGTTCAGAAGGATAAAGAAAGTAACTTATGTAGCTAATAAGAATCTAAAGAAGATTGGGGAAAGTATTAATCTTTCTATACCTCTGACTACATATTGTGCAAGACATAATAAAGCTCATTATTATCTATTAATCAATCGATTACGCAGCATTCGCCTTTCGACAGGTAACGATTTAGAAACCAGCTTAGTTCTTAGATATGCTTAA
- a CDS encoding nitronate monooxygenase: MKSFFIGNMEVKLPVVQGGMGVGVSLSGLASAMANEGGIGVISCAGLGLIHKGHGNFIKNSIWGLKEELRLAREKTKGIIGVNIMVALSNFADMARTAIAEKADIIFAGAGLPLDLPSYQTADSKTKLVPIVSSARAAKIICEKWYNNYSYLPDAIVVEGPKAGGHLGFKRDQLDDEQYSLEQIIPEVIKTVASYKEIKTISVIAAGGISSGGDIYRFIEMGASAVQMGTIFVTTEECDASEAFKQVYLTAKEDDLMIINSPVGMPGRAIKGEFLKRVAEGLEVPKNCPVHCIKTCDYTKSPYCIMKALFNASKGDMKKGYAFAGINAHLAQKISSVKEVVCKLKEEFAIAEKVALSAIVLSHG; encoded by the coding sequence ATGAAATCATTTTTTATAGGGAATATGGAAGTAAAACTTCCGGTTGTCCAAGGTGGAATGGGTGTAGGTGTGTCTTTATCCGGTTTAGCATCGGCGATGGCTAATGAAGGAGGTATAGGTGTTATATCATGTGCTGGTTTAGGCCTCATTCATAAAGGTCACGGAAATTTCATAAAGAATAGTATTTGGGGACTGAAAGAAGAATTGCGTTTAGCCAGAGAAAAGACAAAAGGTATAATTGGTGTCAATATAATGGTTGCCTTATCTAATTTTGCAGATATGGCACGTACCGCCATCGCTGAAAAAGCAGATATAATATTTGCAGGTGCAGGACTTCCGTTGGATTTACCATCCTATCAAACTGCCGATAGCAAAACTAAATTAGTGCCTATTGTTTCCTCAGCCCGTGCCGCAAAGATAATTTGTGAGAAATGGTATAATAACTACAGTTATTTGCCGGATGCGATAGTTGTAGAGGGACCAAAAGCCGGAGGGCATTTAGGATTTAAAAGAGACCAACTTGATGATGAGCAGTATTCTCTTGAACAAATAATTCCAGAAGTTATAAAAACGGTAGCTTCATATAAAGAAATAAAAACGATATCAGTTATTGCCGCAGGTGGGATATCTTCAGGAGGGGATATATACCGTTTTATCGAAATGGGAGCATCAGCTGTACAGATGGGAACAATATTTGTTACTACAGAGGAATGCGATGCTTCAGAAGCCTTCAAGCAGGTCTATCTTACAGCTAAAGAAGACGACTTAATGATAATCAACAGTCCCGTAGGGATGCCCGGGCGTGCCATCAAAGGAGAATTTCTCAAACGTGTTGCCGAAGGATTAGAAGTTCCTAAAAACTGTCCGGTACATTGTATAAAAACTTGTGACTATACTAAGAGCCCCTATTGTATAATGAAAGCATTATTCAATGCATCTAAAGGCGATATGAAAAAAGGATATGCTTTTGCCGGAATAAATGCTCATCTGGCCCAGAAAATAAGTAGCGTTAAAGAAGTTGTGTGCAAATTGAAAGAAGAATTTGCTATAGCAGAAAAAGTAGCATTATCAGCAATAGTTCTATCTCATGGATGA
- a CDS encoding RNA-binding protein, whose amino-acid sequence MNIYVSNLNFSTTSESLQELFTAYGEVESTKIITDRETGRSRGFGFVEMPNDAEGQKAIDELNNADYEGKTITVTIARPKTDRASGSYNNRGGNRY is encoded by the coding sequence ATGAACATTTACGTATCGAATCTAAACTTTAGCACAACAAGCGAGAGTTTGCAAGAATTATTTACAGCCTATGGCGAAGTAGAATCTACTAAGATTATTACAGACAGAGAAACTGGAAGATCGCGTGGATTCGGCTTTGTTGAAATGCCTAATGATGCAGAAGGGCAAAAAGCTATCGATGAGCTAAACAATGCTGATTATGAAGGCAAGACGATTACTGTAACTATTGCTCGTCCTAAAACGGATAGAGCTAGCGGAAGTTATAACAACCGTGGTGGAAATCGTTACTAA
- a CDS encoding AraC family transcriptional regulator, with translation MKIYIKYMVSRRCIMMVKSNLEEIGIKYSSAQLGEIETLEKISIEQQEQLRTILLKSGLELMDDKKAIQIEQIKTIIIELIHHSREELKVNFSDYLSKKLNNNYTYLANLFSEAEGITIEHFIIIHKIEKVKELILYDELNLAEISYKLHYSSAAHLSNQFKKVTGLTPTFYKNLKNKRRNNIENL, from the coding sequence ATGAAGATATATATCAAATATATGGTTAGTCGCCGTTGTATAATGATGGTGAAATCCAATCTTGAGGAGATTGGAATCAAATATTCTAGCGCTCAGTTAGGCGAAATAGAGACTTTAGAGAAAATTTCAATTGAACAGCAAGAGCAGCTTCGTACAATACTATTGAAATCGGGACTTGAATTGATGGATGATAAAAAGGCAATCCAGATAGAACAAATAAAAACTATAATTATAGAACTTATACATCACTCTAGAGAAGAATTAAAAGTAAACTTTTCTGATTATCTGAGTAAAAAATTAAATAACAACTACACTTATCTAGCCAATTTATTTTCGGAGGCTGAAGGTATTACGATAGAACATTTTATTATTATACATAAAATAGAAAAAGTTAAAGAATTAATTCTTTATGATGAATTGAACCTTGCCGAAATTTCCTACAAATTACATTATAGTAGTGCTGCTCACTTATCCAATCAATTTAAAAAAGTGACCGGCTTAACTCCTACTTTTTACAAAAACCTTAAAAATAAACGTCGCAATAATATTGAGAATTTATAA